One genomic region from Campylobacter sp. RM5004 encodes:
- a CDS encoding F390 synthetase-related protein — protein MLKKLYLFLKTFILTKDYKSRQKLNKHQANSLFKFLKNLNSDFYPKSLDLKDFNIIDKKIFMDNFSKINTLNIDEKTAFNIAIKAEDSRDFSSKLKIKNKNITIGLSSGTSQNRGVFLLSDEEIAIWSGYMLKKMLPKPYFKKRKIAFFLRANSNLYESTNKSFLEFRFFDLYKNIKEHITSLNAYKPDILIAPASVLSYLANATNLDIKPCKIISVAETLEPHIKDKLKARFNQTIHEIYQCTEGFLAHTCSFGHLHLNEDIVYFEKEWLDETRFVPIITDFKRQTQPIIRYRLNDILHIDNSPCECGSARIKISRIEGRCDEIIYLKDKFNKDFLLFPDFLRRVVLRTKEISEYCFVFNKQNYELFAYIDNLEYELELKNNLEFLFKDLDIISPKIMIKQYERFEFMNKRIRIKVI, from the coding sequence ATGCTTAAAAAACTTTATTTATTTTTAAAGACTTTTATACTTACAAAAGACTATAAATCAAGGCAAAAACTAAATAAACATCAAGCAAATTCCTTATTCAAATTCTTAAAAAATTTAAATAGTGATTTTTATCCAAAATCATTAGATTTAAAGGATTTTAATATTATTGATAAAAAGATTTTTATGGATAATTTTTCTAAAATAAATACCTTAAATATTGATGAAAAAACAGCATTTAATATAGCTATAAAAGCAGAAGATAGTAGGGATTTTTCTTCTAAATTAAAGATAAAAAACAAAAACATTACAATAGGACTTAGCTCAGGAACTTCGCAAAATCGTGGAGTGTTTTTGCTAAGCGATGAAGAAATAGCTATTTGGAGTGGCTATATGCTTAAAAAAATGCTACCAAAACCATATTTTAAAAAAAGAAAAATAGCCTTTTTCTTAAGAGCAAATAGTAATTTATACGAAAGCACTAATAAAAGCTTTTTAGAATTTAGATTTTTTGACCTTTATAAAAATATAAAAGAGCATATAACTAGCTTAAATGCTTATAAGCCTGATATTTTAATAGCACCTGCAAGTGTTTTAAGCTATCTTGCAAATGCTACTAATTTAGATATAAAACCTTGCAAAATTATTTCAGTTGCTGAAACGCTTGAGCCACATATAAAAGATAAATTAAAAGCTAGATTTAATCAAACAATACACGAGATTTATCAATGCACTGAAGGATTTTTAGCTCATACTTGTAGTTTTGGGCATTTGCATTTAAATGAAGATATTGTGTATTTTGAAAAAGAATGGCTTGATGAAACTAGATTTGTTCCGATTATTACGGATTTTAAAAGACAAACCCAACCTATTATAAGATATAGATTAAATGATATTTTGCATATTGATAATAGCCCTTGTGAATGTGGCTCAGCTAGAATTAAAATTAGTAGAATTGAAGGAAGATGTGATGAGATAATTTATCTTAAAGATAAATTTAATAAGGATTTTTTGCTTTTTCCTGATTTTTTAAGAAGAGTTGTTTTAAGAACAAAAGAAATTAGTGAATATTGCTTTGTTTTTAATAAGCAAAATTATGAATTATTTGCTTATATAGACAATTTAGAATACGAACTTGAACTTAAGAATAATTTAGAATTTTTATTTAAAGACTTAGATATTATTAGTCCAAAAATTATGATAAAGCAATATGAAAGATTTGAATTTATGAACAAAAGAATTAGAATAAAGGTCATTTAA
- a CDS encoding multidrug effflux MFS transporter yields the protein MKEKFFILILAFLSAIAPLATDMYLPALSLVQDSFKTSEYFIQLSIASFFVAFALGQLIYGPLSDVYGRKIPLIIGLSIFIISSFLCFLVDDIYTFIALRFMQALGGCAGVVIARAIVNDCFSKQKAVAVFSLMMISSSIAPMISPSIGGLLLKYFSWQSIFITLFALGIVLLLLSIFYLKESNNNKIAFSIFNICLAYKSVLSKKSFIIYVLSSSLIMCSLFAYISGSSFVFTKVFNISLQEYGLIFGINSLGFMIAARLNIYFTNKFSVAKVIFFAYLIMFINSILLIIFSNNFYTFSVFLFLTLCMLGFITPNLVTKAMSKSKRFSGSASAILGASQFIFAGFAAFLVGVMNANTSFTLACVISVFCLLSSILYLLKIRIIKLF from the coding sequence ATGAAAGAAAAATTTTTTATTTTAATTTTAGCATTTTTAAGTGCTATTGCGCCCTTAGCAACTGATATGTATTTACCGGCCTTAAGTTTGGTTCAAGATAGTTTTAAAACAAGTGAATATTTTATCCAGCTTAGCATTGCAAGTTTTTTCGTAGCATTTGCTTTGGGACAATTAATCTATGGTCCTTTAAGCGATGTTTATGGTAGAAAAATACCTTTAATTATAGGTCTTAGTATTTTTATAATTTCAAGTTTTTTGTGCTTTTTGGTTGATGATATTTATACTTTTATAGCTTTAAGATTTATGCAAGCTCTTGGCGGTTGTGCTGGAGTTGTAATAGCTAGAGCCATAGTAAATGATTGCTTTTCTAAACAAAAGGCTGTTGCGGTATTTTCATTAATGATGATTAGCTCAAGCATAGCTCCTATGATTTCTCCTAGCATTGGTGGATTATTGCTTAAATATTTTTCTTGGCAAAGTATTTTTATAACTCTTTTTGCTTTAGGAATAGTTTTATTATTGCTAAGTATTTTTTATCTTAAAGAAAGCAATAATAATAAAATCGCTTTTTCAATCTTTAATATTTGCTTAGCTTATAAGAGTGTTTTATCTAAAAAAAGCTTTATAATTTATGTTTTAAGCTCAAGTTTAATTATGTGTTCTTTGTTTGCTTATATTAGTGGTTCTAGCTTTGTTTTTACTAAGGTTTTTAATATTAGTTTGCAAGAATATGGACTAATTTTTGGTATTAATTCTTTAGGTTTTATGATTGCTGCTAGGCTTAATATTTATTTTACAAATAAATTTAGTGTAGCTAAAGTGATATTTTTTGCTTATTTAATAATGTTTATTAATTCTATACTTTTAATAATTTTTTCTAATAATTTTTACACTTTTAGCGTGTTTTTATTCTTAACTTTATGTATGCTAGGCTTTATTACCCCAAATCTAGTTACAAAAGCAATGAGTAAATCAAAACGCTTCTCAGGAAGTGCTTCGGCGATTTTAGGTGCTTCGCAATTTATTTTCGCAGGATTTGCGGCGTTTTTAGTAGGGGTTATGAATGCTAATACAAGCTTTACTTTAGCCTGTGTTATTAGTGTATTTTGCTTATTATCTAGTATTTTATATCTTTTAAAAATAAGAATAATTAAATTGTTTTAA
- a CDS encoding amidohydrolase, producing the protein MEVIKHYEYLHEIPELGFNEFKTSEYLKTTLKNAGFKIQELDKTGFYTELGSGDEIIGLRADIDALGHIIDNIACAKHTCGHDAHMSMLLCAALKAKEQNIIKNKKIRFIFQPAEELGSGALKMIELGACDNLSAIFGMHIRPIQECPSPKAIASMYYAASAAIKIDIVGKAAHGARPHLGINAIDIGVSIIDLARKIYIDPNKPSSIKATRFICDSGVTNSIPSEATLVFDLRAQHNESMQEMKEKLEKIIVNMANTYDAKINYEYLINIPAAIIDKKLAKICEEVIVDTLGEDNLIKEQFTPGGEDFFFYPIKLGIPSAFMGLGVDCSPGLHHPQMQLNKNALENGVNLWLNLIKKLENLK; encoded by the coding sequence ATGGAAGTTATAAAACATTATGAATATTTACACGAGATTCCAGAGCTTGGATTTAATGAATTTAAAACAAGTGAATATTTAAAAACCACACTTAAAAATGCAGGATTTAAAATACAAGAATTAGACAAAACTGGCTTTTATACAGAGCTTGGCAGTGGTGATGAAATCATAGGTCTTAGAGCTGATATTGATGCTTTAGGGCATATTATAGATAATATTGCCTGTGCAAAACACACTTGCGGACACGACGCTCATATGTCAATGCTACTTTGTGCAGCCTTAAAAGCAAAAGAGCAAAATATCATTAAAAACAAAAAAATAAGATTTATCTTCCAACCTGCTGAAGAGCTTGGAAGTGGAGCTTTAAAAATGATTGAATTAGGAGCTTGCGATAATCTTAGTGCAATTTTTGGAATGCATATTCGCCCTATTCAAGAATGCCCAAGCCCTAAAGCAATCGCTTCAATGTATTATGCAGCAAGTGCAGCGATTAAAATAGATATAGTAGGCAAAGCTGCTCATGGAGCAAGACCACATCTTGGAATTAATGCAATTGATATAGGAGTTAGCATAATTGATTTAGCAAGAAAGATTTATATAGACCCAAATAAACCTAGCAGCATAAAGGCTACAAGATTTATTTGTGATAGCGGAGTAACTAATTCAATTCCTAGTGAGGCTACTTTGGTATTTGATTTAAGAGCTCAGCATAATGAAAGCATGCAAGAAATGAAAGAAAAGCTTGAAAAAATCATCGTAAATATGGCTAATACATACGATGCTAAAATAAATTATGAATACCTAATCAATATTCCTGCAGCTATAATTGATAAAAAACTTGCAAAAATCTGTGAAGAAGTAATTGTGGATACTTTAGGAGAAGATAATTTAATAAAAGAACAATTCACACCTGGTGGAGAAGACTTTTTCTTCTACCCTATAAAACTAGGCATTCCATCGGCATTTATGGGGCTTGGAGTTGATTGCTCACCAGGGCTTCATCATCCACAAATGCAACTTAATAAAAACGCTTTAGAAAACGGAGTAAATCTATGGCTAAATTTAATCAAAAAATTAGAGAATTTGAAATAG
- a CDS encoding nucleoside recognition domain-containing protein, producing MQKATEFEVGKVKPGAYLALIFLVLFFSGLLAGHDMLKAFDFNTLTGNFGAVVKGVDGAKGTTFVGSGGFGARAGFLFAFSLIPAVMLALGVIEVMEHYGAIKAAQKLLNPILKPILGVPGLCGLILITDLQSTDAGAAMSKEAREKNYINDKDLIVIAAWQYSGAGMINNFFAIGSALLGQLVCINLIPLVVMFILKFVGAIFVRIVLNTFYRKDFE from the coding sequence ATGCAAAAAGCTACGGAATTTGAAGTAGGAAAGGTAAAGCCAGGTGCTTATCTTGCTTTAATCTTTTTGGTTTTGTTCTTTTCAGGACTTTTAGCAGGCCATGATATGTTAAAAGCGTTTGATTTTAACACCTTAACAGGTAATTTTGGTGCTGTTGTAAAAGGAGTTGATGGTGCTAAAGGCACAACATTTGTTGGTAGTGGTGGATTTGGTGCTAGAGCTGGATTTTTATTTGCTTTTAGTTTAATTCCTGCTGTAATGCTTGCGCTTGGAGTTATTGAAGTAATGGAGCATTATGGTGCTATAAAAGCTGCTCAAAAATTATTAAATCCTATTTTAAAGCCGATTTTAGGAGTTCCAGGTCTTTGTGGGCTTATACTAATTACTGATTTACAAAGCACTGATGCAGGAGCTGCTATGAGTAAAGAAGCAAGGGAGAAAAACTATATAAATGATAAAGATTTAATAGTAATTGCTGCTTGGCAATATAGTGGTGCTGGAATGATTAATAACTTTTTTGCAATAGGTTCAGCGCTTTTAGGTCAATTAGTTTGCATTAATTTAATACCACTTGTTGTTATGTTTATACTCAAATTCGTTGGAGCAATTTTTGTAAGAATTGTGCTAAATACATTTTATAGAAAGGATTTTGAATGA
- a CDS encoding YjiG family protein: MNNESKNPLDIFIVGAKKGFNIAIYSLIPNVLMAYIIAEMLKILGIMKILGDYCGVIMNVFGLPGESITVLLSAWLSSSAGVGVAANLYKSGILNEVQVTIILPAIFLMGAQLQYLGRLLGVAGVAKKYWPLLILTSILNAFICMFVMNIILKFV; encoded by the coding sequence ATGAATAACGAGAGCAAAAATCCATTAGATATTTTTATAGTTGGAGCTAAAAAAGGCTTTAATATTGCTATTTATAGTTTAATTCCTAATGTTTTAATGGCTTATATAATTGCAGAAATGCTAAAGATTTTAGGAATTATGAAAATTTTGGGTGATTATTGTGGTGTGATTATGAATGTTTTTGGCTTACCAGGAGAATCAATCACCGTTTTATTATCAGCTTGGCTTAGTTCATCAGCTGGTGTTGGGGTTGCTGCTAATTTATATAAAAGTGGGATTTTAAATGAAGTTCAAGTTACTATCATATTACCTGCAATATTTTTAATGGGAGCTCAACTTCAGTATTTAGGAAGATTACTAGGAGTTGCTGGAGTTGCTAAAAAATATTGGCCTTTACTTATTTTAACAAGTATTCTGAATGCTTTTATTTGTATGTTTGTAATGAATATAATTTTAAAGTTTGTATAA
- a CDS encoding c-type cytochrome, translating into MKKVLLSLAALSLLSTAAMASDGATLYKKCVACHGKAAEKKAPGAEVIINTLDEKTILEALQGYKAGTFGGKAKKNMELQVKNLSDEDMKALAAYIVTLK; encoded by the coding sequence ATGAAAAAAGTATTATTAAGTTTAGCAGCGTTATCTTTATTAAGCACTGCAGCAATGGCAAGTGATGGAGCAACTTTATATAAAAAATGTGTTGCCTGTCATGGAAAAGCAGCTGAGAAAAAAGCTCCAGGTGCAGAAGTTATCATCAATACTTTAGATGAAAAAACAATTTTAGAAGCATTACAAGGCTATAAAGCTGGAACATTTGGTGGTAAAGCTAAGAAAAATATGGAATTACAAGTTAAAAATCTTAGCGATGAAGATATGAAAGCTTTAGCTGCTTATATCGTAACTTTAAAATAA
- a CDS encoding response regulator transcription factor: MLVYILEDDSSINDLVKYALENSNIKAKGFKNAKELYEALRIQIPNILILDIMLPCEDGFSVLKNIKSNEKTKNIEVILLSALNNESDKVKGLDMGASDYICKPFSILEFLARIRNVLRRIDFGSEIVFKNLKINLKTRNVSIDDLEINLTLKEFELLTHLVKNQNMCLKKEEILKEIWGANISSRTLDIHINTLRNKLKDYAKYIITIRGVGYKLSDEN; encoded by the coding sequence ATGCTTGTTTATATTTTAGAAGATGATTCTAGCATTAATGACTTAGTAAAATATGCACTTGAGAACTCAAATATTAAAGCAAAAGGTTTTAAAAATGCCAAAGAACTTTATGAAGCTTTGAGAATACAAATACCAAATATTTTAATCCTTGATATTATGCTGCCTTGCGAAGATGGTTTTAGTGTTTTAAAAAATATTAAAAGCAATGAAAAAACAAAAAATATAGAAGTTATTTTATTAAGTGCTTTAAATAATGAAAGCGATAAGGTAAAAGGTCTTGATATGGGGGCAAGTGATTATATTTGCAAGCCTTTTTCTATTTTAGAATTTTTAGCAAGAATTAGAAATGTTTTAAGAAGAATTGACTTTGGTAGCGAGATTGTTTTTAAAAATCTAAAGATTAATCTAAAAACAAGAAATGTAAGTATTGATGATTTAGAAATTAACTTAACTTTAAAAGAATTTGAATTACTTACTCATCTTGTAAAAAATCAAAATATGTGCCTTAAAAAAGAAGAAATTTTAAAAGAGATTTGGGGGGCCAATATTTCTAGTAGAACACTAGATATTCATATTAATACTTTAAGAAATAAATTAAAAGATTATGCAAAATATATAATAACAATTCGTGGAGTAGGGTATAAATTAAGCGATGAGAACTAG
- a CDS encoding HAMP domain-containing sensor histidine kinase, with the protein MRTRIFFAIFLISSFLLILLQAFVLYIVHNSEFVLESIFIAFLCVVVFGLILAFYISKIIVKPLLELDINELDKDFNCSELKTFLTQVKEHNKQFKKIRAEFSANVTHELKTPLTSIMLSSEMLKNNLVKKEDEKQFIDTIYNQSSALLEMIDEIIKLSFLDEVNNFDMKSVNIKDILEQIIKELEFKLKEKNIKINLDFNDFAFFANEKLIKTMFYNIIDNAIKYNIDNGLIFISSKFQKKRIIVSIKDTGIGISKDIQNRIYERFFRQDTSRNKAIKGTGLGLSIVKKIARIHKVKIMLNSEPNKGSEFILVFKNTNK; encoded by the coding sequence ATGAGAACTAGGATATTTTTTGCTATTTTTTTGATTTCATCTTTTTTACTTATTTTATTACAAGCTTTTGTTTTATATATCGTTCATAATAGTGAATTTGTATTAGAAAGTATTTTTATTGCGTTTTTATGTGTTGTTGTATTTGGTTTAATTTTAGCTTTTTATATTAGTAAAATAATAGTAAAGCCTTTGTTAGAATTAGATATTAACGAGCTTGATAAAGATTTTAATTGTAGTGAGTTAAAAACATTTTTAACTCAGGTAAAAGAGCATAATAAACAATTTAAAAAGATAAGAGCTGAGTTTAGTGCTAATGTAACTCATGAGTTAAAAACACCGCTTACTTCAATAATGTTAAGTTCTGAAATGCTTAAGAATAATTTAGTAAAAAAAGAAGATGAAAAGCAATTTATTGATACTATTTATAATCAATCAAGTGCTTTGCTTGAAATGATAGATGAGATTATTAAGCTTTCTTTTTTAGATGAAGTAAATAATTTTGATATGAAAAGTGTAAATATTAAAGATATTTTAGAGCAAATCATAAAAGAATTAGAATTTAAATTAAAAGAAAAGAATATTAAAATTAATTTAGATTTTAACGATTTTGCTTTCTTTGCTAACGAAAAGCTAATAAAGACAATGTTTTATAATATCATTGACAATGCTATTAAATATAATATTGATAATGGATTAATTTTTATAAGTTCAAAATTTCAAAAAAAGCGAATTATTGTATCTATAAAAGATACAGGTATAGGGATTTCTAAAGATATTCAAAATAGAATATATGAAAGATTTTTTAGACAAGATACAAGTCGTAATAAAGCCATAAAAGGCACAGGTTTAGGGCTTTCAATAGTTAAAAAAATCGCAAGAATTCATAAAGTTAAAATAATGCTTAATTCAGAACCAAACAAAGGAAGCGAATTTATTTTAGTATTTAAAAACACAAATAAATAA
- a CDS encoding methyl-accepting chemotaxis protein: MKLTNKIPMLVSVPLVICFIFLGVMNYNSSKFDAIEYSNNGKQKTLEATMLYIDAYFAGKMNFTTKFAQAIEKIDIDANEDMILRRINLLYSASGLNALYFAKVKDGKTFYKADVKTPANIIDGFDARGRGWFKEALNAKEVGLSDDIYFDDRLKTVVATIYAPVKKDGKIIGVVGGDLTLKPLKDNILKLKYSATNAIFAFDKHNQFTIHSNPDYELKKNPVIETIKEELNKAKDKNGFKTIQYTFENHDKNAICVVYDKLGWVICSTNENKDFDENLGDLLKQNLTIFTISLIIILALLYFLIKHSLRPLDIIQQGLKEVFSLVNHETKHASKINLNSKDEFGAMARAINDNIERTISSLDKDTQAVEQSVQTAAAIESGDLKARITLNPANPQLIELKNVLNKMLDTLEDKVGANTNSIEKIFDEYSQNDFRNEIKNARGKVELATNMLGKQIRDMLKTNLETARNLQEKSKILKTSVIDINEGARKQAASLQESAAAVEEMSASMHAVNQKSNEVIKNGEDIKNVITMIRDIAEQINLLALNAAIEAARAGEHGRGFAVVADEVRKLAESTQKSLTEIEASVNVLTQGINDMSESIKEQTQAITQINEAISSIDELTRANVVVADNTNKISDEVDSMASSAVESVMKNKF; encoded by the coding sequence ATGAAATTAACAAACAAAATTCCAATGCTAGTGAGTGTGCCGCTAGTAATATGTTTTATTTTTCTTGGTGTTATGAACTATAATAGTTCAAAGTTTGATGCGATTGAGTATTCAAACAATGGCAAGCAAAAAACTCTTGAAGCTACTATGCTTTATATTGATGCTTATTTTGCAGGTAAAATGAATTTTACAACTAAGTTTGCTCAAGCTATTGAAAAAATAGATATAGATGCAAATGAAGATATGATTTTAAGAAGAATTAATTTATTATATTCTGCTTCAGGTCTTAATGCTTTATATTTTGCAAAAGTAAAAGATGGAAAGACTTTTTATAAAGCTGATGTAAAAACTCCAGCTAATATAATTGATGGTTTTGATGCTAGAGGTCGTGGTTGGTTTAAAGAAGCTTTAAATGCTAAGGAAGTAGGTTTAAGCGATGATATTTATTTTGATGATAGATTAAAAACAGTTGTAGCTACAATTTATGCACCTGTTAAAAAAGATGGAAAAATAATAGGTGTAGTTGGTGGAGATTTAACTTTAAAACCATTAAAAGATAATATTTTAAAACTTAAATATTCAGCTACAAATGCAATTTTTGCGTTTGATAAACATAATCAATTCACAATACATTCAAATCCAGATTATGAACTAAAGAAAAATCCAGTTATAGAAACAATTAAAGAAGAATTAAATAAAGCAAAAGATAAAAATGGCTTTAAAACTATTCAATATACTTTTGAAAATCACGATAAAAATGCAATTTGCGTAGTGTATGATAAGTTAGGTTGGGTAATTTGCAGCACAAATGAAAATAAAGATTTTGATGAAAATTTAGGAGATTTATTAAAACAAAACCTAACAATCTTTACAATCTCATTAATAATCATACTAGCATTACTATACTTCCTAATCAAACACTCTCTACGCCCACTAGACATAATCCAACAAGGTCTTAAAGAAGTATTTAGTTTAGTAAATCACGAAACCAAACACGCAAGTAAAATAAACCTAAACTCTAAAGACGAATTCGGAGCAATGGCAAGAGCTATTAATGATAATATAGAAAGAACAATCTCTTCTTTAGATAAAGACACCCAAGCAGTAGAACAAAGCGTTCAAACAGCAGCTGCAATTGAAAGCGGTGATTTAAAAGCAAGAATTACTCTAAATCCTGCAAACCCACAATTAATTGAACTAAAGAATGTATTAAATAAAATGCTTGATACTTTAGAAGATAAAGTAGGAGCTAATACAAACTCAATTGAAAAAATCTTTGATGAATATAGTCAGAACGACTTTAGAAACGAAATAAAGAATGCTAGAGGTAAGGTTGAACTTGCTACAAACATGCTAGGTAAGCAAATAAGAGATATGTTAAAAACAAACCTTGAAACTGCAAGAAACCTACAAGAAAAATCAAAAATACTAAAAACAAGTGTTATTGATATAAACGAAGGTGCAAGAAAGCAAGCAGCAAGCTTACAAGAAAGTGCAGCAGCAGTAGAAGAAATGAGTGCATCTATGCATGCAGTAAATCAAAAATCAAACGAAGTGATTAAGAATGGAGAAGACATTAAAAATGTAATCACTATGATTAGAGACATTGCTGAGCAAATTAATCTACTTGCACTAAATGCTGCAATAGAAGCTGCAAGAGCAGGAGAGCACGGACGTGGCTTTGCAGTAGTTGCTGATGAAGTAAGAAAACTAGCTGAAAGTACTCAAAAATCTTTAACAGAAATAGAAGCTAGTGTTAATGTATTAACTCAAGGAATAAATGATATGAGCGAAAGCATTAAAGAACAAACTCAAGCTATTACTCAAATAAATGAAGCAATAAGCAGTATAGATGAATTAACACGTGCTAATGTTGTTGTAGCTGATAATACTAATAAGATATCAGATGAAGTAGATTCTATGGCAAGCAGTGCAGTTGAATCTGTAATGAAGAATAAGTTTTAA